The following nucleotide sequence is from Halococcus sediminicola.
GGCCCTTTGTCCTCGCGGGCTTCGACGTAGCCCTCTGCGGTGACGAGCAGCATCCAGTCACCGGCCGCGTGAACCGTCTCGTGGCTCTTATCGTCGGCTTCGCTGGTCGGGTGTTGGTTGATCTCCGATGCGTCGGATTCTTGTCCGCTGGTTGCGTTCGTCGTCATGGTTGTTCTCCACCGAGACAACCAGCCCGCGCGCTCCAACGCGCGGGCACTTCCTTTCGCTCGAAAGTGCCCCGAGGGACCGGTCTGTCTCTGCCAATTGCTACGGTAGCATATGGTATAAACCCATCGGTTTGCCACCGTAGCAGGTGGATTTATCAGTATGGGATGTCTACGGCACTCTATGGCCGAACGTGACGAACACGGACGCTACGCCTCGGACCACACCGATGCGGATGTGCTCGATGCCGTCCGTGAGAACGACCCGGCAGGGACAAGCGAGGTCGCCGACCACCTCGGCGTCGCCCGTCAGAGTGCCGACCAGCGCCTCCGAAAACTCGCCGAGGCCGGGCGAGTGCATCGCAAGAAGATCGGCGCGGTAGCCGTGTGGTGGCTCGACGATGACGAACGCACTACGGCCGGCATTGATTCCGATGACGGATTCTGGGATGCTGAGCCCGGATCGTCGGCTGAGCCGACGGACGCCTCGCAGACAGACGAGTATCTCGCCGACGCGCTGGCGGATGAATAGCACCAGCACCGGTGCTGGTCCCGATTCCACATCCGCGAGCGCTGCCGACGTACGTGCCGAACCACTATTCATCGACACCGGAGCGTTCTTTGCGTACTACAATGAGCGCGACGAGCATCACGAGACAGCTCGCTCGATCTTTCAGGCGATTCGTACGGGTGACCTTGCCTACGCTCCGCTGTACACGACCCGGTTCGTGCTGACGGAACTCGCAGCGCTGTTGCTATACAAGATCGACCATACGACCGCCACGCGGGCACTCGGCGATATTCTCTCTGCGGGGAGTTTCAATGCCGTCCGGGCGGATCCGGTGGCGTTCGCGGATGCACGTGAGGAGTTCGACCGTTACGACGATCACGAGATAACGCTCGTAGACCACATTACGGGGGTACTCGCTGACGAGCGTGCTGTTGAGTGTATCTTCTCGTTCGATAGTGATTTTGCCACCCTCGGATTCACTCGTGTGCCCGTTGATACTGGGGAATTCACCGAATAGCTCTTCTCTCTCGGTTGATCAGACAGGCGACTCGCACTGCTCTATTTCCCCGGCGATCCGTTCGATCTGCTCGCGGTGAGGGCCGTCACCCTCGACAATTCCCTCGGGCTTGACGCGGTAGGTAACACCGAGTTTCTCGGCGGCGACGGTTTCTCCATCCGTATCGATTTCAGCACTCACCCCACGCTCTGCGAGCGTTTCTTTGAGTGTCACGAGAGCGGCCGGGGGTTCGGATTCGGTCTGGGAGTCGCTTTCGTTGTCGTCGTCAACAGCAGGCTCCTCATCCGTACTCATTGTTTCCCCATCTTCGTAATCGAGAGAGGACTCTTCGGGTGTGCGTTCGTTGTTTTGGGCTTCTTGCTCGCTTTCGGTTTCAGAGTGTTCGATGCTTCTGAGTCGTGGCGCAGGAAACGAGTAGTGTGAGACACTGGCTTCACCGAGATCGCTGAGTGAGAATGGCGTGTCGCGCTCGTCCCAGTTGGGGTCAAACTCGGCAAGTTCATCGCGATAGACTGCGACGGCAACGGGCGCATCCGCGGGATAGTCAGGATTGTCCTCGGCGACAGTGGTATCGCGGTAGGCAGTCCACTCGTCGGCGGTTTTGGGCGGACAGTTGACGATGATCGCTGTATTGGGATTCTCACCCTGCTCGCGGTCAACGACTGGTTCGCCAATATCGAACGGGGCATGATCCATAGCTGTGGGTGGATATCCAGTTGTCTCTTCGAATAACCCTTCTGGCCTTCTCACTGACGACTCTCTTGCTCGAACTCCTTTTTGCGGTCTTGGCTGTCGAACGGAACGACAGGAAGATCGGCCAGTTGCTTTATAGAACTGGCCTATGAGAGACGATTCGGGGAAATTCCTCCCGCAACGGTGATGCCACGCAGCGGGCCGATCTGGTCCCCGATTTCTACGGAGCGGGGAGGTGCTTCGACTAGCGCTTCCAAGCTGTTTGTAATAAGTTTTGTGTGGAAATAACACTGTCACGCTCAATTCTCGCTTTCATGTATCGGTGCGAAGAACGCCAGCATGTGCCGACGCAGAGGAACGTAGCTGTTCGGCGCACTGGGTCGGTATGATAACAAGCGATTTTGTTTGGTGCGCTCTCGTCCAATCTTCGATATCCATCGGTGACAGAAGAGATAGGCTCTATCGGAACGCTAAACCTACCTTATGTAACATATCGGCCTGTCTCTCTCATCGATTGTTACACAAGGTGGAATTAGGCTCGATGTGCTCTTTGAAGCGGTTACCTCCTGCTCGTGGAGGGTTCCAAGCAGGTAGGTCGTGACATATCGCCCTTCGACAGCGTGCTCGCCGTGGGTTAGTCGTTGGTCGTCTGATCGTCGCTAAGCGTGGTCTGTTGCATGTGAGGTCCGAAAGCGTCGTCCAGTGTCAGCGCGCGCCCTCGCGCCGCCGACAGACACCGCACAGTCCGCGTGTAGCCGAGCGGGGTGCAACCGGGTCGTCGTATTCAGCGCCGTCCGCGCCGCAAATCGCGCATTGCATCGGTGTTATTCGTCCGGGTAGGCGATGCGTCCGGCCCACTGCTGTTGGTTTGCTTCGCTCTCGCCGTCAAAGCGGAGCGAACCCGTCGCGCCACAGTTCTGGCACTCGTAGAATTCCTCCCAGTTGGGGCTGTTCTCAGCGGTCGCGGCGACCATCGCTATCTCGAAGCGCACACCACACGACTGGCACTCGGATTTCTCGCCTGCACCCACGGATTTGTCGCCGAAGTGTTCGACCGCCTGATCCCAGTGGTCAGTCTGTGGTTGGGTGCCGTCAGCATCAGTTGCGTCGGTGGGGACGGCCCGCTGGGTTCCGCCATCGGTCGCAACCTGCTGACCAGTTGTCGTGCTTGCGGCGCGGGTGACGGCAGGCTGATTTTCGACGGCCTGCATGTGCTTACAGCCGTCCTCGGGGTTATGGTACTCCCATGCCGGGCACGTGCAATCGAACGGAATGCCGGCCTCGACACTCACGACATAGACGTGTTCGTCCGAATCAGCGCCGTAACTGACGTTTTCGACGCGAACTCGTCCCTCGGCAGGAACTCGAAACTCGAAGCCTTCCCAGTTGGCGCGTAGTTCGGCTTTGGTTGGTTCGCTGTCGGTACGTTCTTGACCGTTGAATTCGTTCGTACTCATGGTTTGTCGGGGAAAGACAAACCGGCCCGCGCGCTCCAACGCGCGGGCACTTCCTTTCGCTCGAAAGTGCCCCGGGGGACCGGTCCGTCTCTATTCCATAGTAACGGCCTTAGGACCTTAAACCCTTTCCTTTATCCTATCGATAGCTTACCGTTGTCTTGCGATTTCGGTGCTCGCGGTTGGTCTGTTGCGTTGGTTGCGGCGCTGTGTGGCGGAGGAAAGATGGGCTTGTCATAATGGCGTATGTGCGGCACCACTGAGATGGCAAACTGGCCCGCTTCTCGTCGTTCACATGCTCGGAAAATACGGCCGCCTGGCGGGCTGGTTCGGCGGTTGGCGAGTTAGTGGCCGTGGTTGGTGGCTGTTTGGCGTATCGAGTTGTCGGGGTCGTTGCTCCACGGGTAGAACGACCCTCGCCGCGTGGGGCCGTTCATGTCGCCGTCGTTGCCGAGCGGATAACTCCCGCGAAAGCGTGGGTCGCCGTCGATGCCGTCCCGAACGTGTAGGCGAAATTCGTCGCCGTATTGTTCGGCGGTCGGCCGTAGCTGCTCGCTCGTGCGTCCGTGGCCGACGCGCTCGGCGGCGACGAACCGGGCGAGAACGGTCTTCCCGCTATCGCTGACTGCGACGATTTGGGCGAGTTCGACGTTGGTCTGGTTGTAGCCCCAACTCGCGGAGATATACGCGCCTTCCCATGCCTCAGTGACGGTTTCGGCGTCGGGATCGAACGTGGGGTCCGTCTCGTCGCTCCCGGTCCCTTCGTCGCTCTCGTAACTGTCGTCCGACTCATCCGGGCCATTGCCTGCGTCGCTGCTTTCGTCGCTCTGTGACTGACTCTCGTCGTCCTCGGCGTAGCCGCCATCGGCGACCGCTCGCGGGCTGGGTTCATCGCCCTCGGTCGCGGTGGGTTCATCGCTGCCTTCCTCGCCGCTGTCGCGTTCGGTGTCGTCGCTCTCGAAAAGGCATTGACTGGCGGCGCGTTCGCCGGTTAGCGTCTGCTGGTCGTCGTCGGTATCTGCGAACAGCGCGCGCTGCTCGCCGCCGTCGGTGCGCGTGACCGTCTTGCGGTCGTCCACGCCGAAGTTCGTCGCCTCGGGCTGGTCGATACGGGTATCGCGCTCGCGGTGGTCTACCGACGCTCCGAACGCTTCTAGTGAGGTCTCGACGCTTTCGTCGGTGGGTTCGATGCCGTCGGTGTCGCCGCCCTCGTCGACGGTAAACGAATACTGCTGGGTGACGGTCGGGGTGTCGGACATTAGGCCAGCACCTCCTCGACGCGCTCTTTCTGGCTGGGATCGATGCCGAGCTGGCTGATGACTTCAATAGCCGACGCGCCGGGATTGTTCGTCTCGAAGCGTTCGACGCGCTCAGCCAGCGTTTTGCTGTCGGCGT
It contains:
- a CDS encoding type II toxin-antitoxin system VapC family toxin; this translates as MNSTSTGAGPDSTSASAADVRAEPLFIDTGAFFAYYNERDEHHETARSIFQAIRTGDLAYAPLYTTRFVLTELAALLLYKIDHTTATRALGDILSAGSFNAVRADPVAFADAREEFDRYDDHEITLVDHITGVLADERAVECIFSFDSDFATLGFTRVPVDTGEFTE
- a CDS encoding winged helix-turn-helix domain-containing protein, with amino-acid sequence MAERDEHGRYASDHTDADVLDAVRENDPAGTSEVADHLGVARQSADQRLRKLAEAGRVHRKKIGAVAVWWLDDDERTTAGIDSDDGFWDAEPGSSAEPTDASQTDEYLADALADE